The Paenibacillus pabuli DNA segment ACTCCCCGTTATGCCTTTGAAGATGTTATAGTTCTGAAAAGCAATGACCGAACCGAATAGTGGAACATATTTGAAGAGGAAAAAATAAAGGATGCCAGGCACCGAGAGAAGATAGAGTATCCGGTAACGCCACAGGTAACGCCTCGCATCGCCGATCCGAGCACCGAAGCCAGATGATCTGTGCAATCCGGTTGTGCCCTGGCTTGACGGCACGATATCCGCGGGCTTCACGTCTTTTCCCCTTCCTGTTTCTGTGAATGCTTGATTTTCAGATTGTCAGGAACATTCTCGTCCCATGGGATCTCGTTGAATGAAACGGAAATATACTCCGGCTCGCGGTCGATAATACGCGAAAGCTCGCGTGTAAACACCTCGACGATCTCCTGCTTTTGCTCATTCGTCCTGCCTTCATACAACCTGATCGTAATTTCTGGCATCCGAGTTAAGCTCCCTTCGAAACATAATGTAAACGCTTTAACAACTTTATCTTAGCGTTCCTGCGGCAGAGCAACAATGGACTGTCTTTTCGTTCACTTGTGTTTTTTTTAGGTCTTGGAGGGTGACTAAAACCCAATAAGTACTGGTGATCTAAAGCTCTCACCGTTTTGAATTTTTCGATGATATAACAAAACAAAAATCCCCTCTAGCTTCCAGTGCCGAGTTCATTGTAAAATGACCTCTTTCTTCACTGTCTACGATGAGGGGATAATGCCATCTAAATTTAACTATTGGGTTGTATCGTCTAATCGGCTGTTCCTATTTGGAACCCCAGATGGATTGATTGTTGGAACCGATCAGCGAGAAGGTCATGACTTCATTATGACTGGCCGATTCATTCTTCTGTTTGAAGAATATACCCTTGTAAGTCACTCCGTTAATAACCATCG contains these protein-coding regions:
- a CDS encoding tautomerase family protein encodes the protein MPEITIRLYEGRTNEQKQEIVEVFTRELSRIIDREPEYISVSFNEIPWDENVPDNLKIKHSQKQEGEKT